From one Pseudobdellovibrionaceae bacterium genomic stretch:
- a CDS encoding glycosyltransferase, producing MRILQIGKFYDPVKGGMETALRELSEGLADRGHNIWVAVSGDSWRLEEENPHPRVHLMRLPTYGKIRGIPLTDWRPLEDLLSVGLDVAHVHLPNPLGLKALAKLKVPKVATIHATTVNHPFLSPLYDAHLRRSLEQMDQIIFTSTELRRQVVQTWESLTHPGRVIPLGLKCDWWRALPRVSTDLRGDLLFVGRLVPYKGLGVLLRAVHKSVAKPRLVIVGDGPEKGRLIKLSHELGIDHQVIFAGHIEEQELHRIYMNSRVVVLPSLNGAEAFGLSMVEGLASGRPLICSDLPTGVRGVNLHGETGLRVPPNDVGALSNAIDRVLGEPILYGQMSRNARRHYESHFTRETMVDRHLDLYQEVCGLRTDKISAPLHIQP from the coding sequence ATGCGGATACTGCAAATCGGCAAATTCTATGATCCAGTAAAGGGCGGAATGGAGACCGCTCTCCGTGAGTTGTCAGAAGGGCTTGCCGATAGAGGTCACAACATCTGGGTAGCTGTCTCTGGGGACAGTTGGCGCCTTGAAGAAGAAAATCCCCATCCTCGCGTCCATCTGATGCGTCTTCCGACTTACGGCAAGATCCGCGGTATTCCCTTAACTGATTGGAGGCCCTTGGAGGATTTGCTATCAGTTGGGCTCGATGTGGCCCATGTTCATTTGCCCAATCCACTCGGCCTAAAGGCTCTAGCTAAACTAAAGGTCCCCAAGGTGGCGACCATCCATGCGACAACGGTCAATCATCCATTTCTTTCTCCTCTCTACGATGCCCATTTGAGACGGTCACTTGAGCAAATGGACCAAATCATTTTCACCTCAACTGAATTGAGAAGGCAGGTCGTGCAGACGTGGGAGAGCCTGACTCATCCGGGAAGGGTGATCCCCTTGGGTCTCAAATGCGACTGGTGGCGGGCACTACCTCGAGTTTCGACTGATCTGAGAGGTGATCTGTTGTTTGTGGGACGGCTAGTCCCCTACAAAGGGCTAGGGGTATTGCTGCGAGCCGTTCATAAATCGGTAGCGAAGCCTAGATTGGTGATCGTGGGTGATGGTCCAGAAAAGGGGCGGCTGATCAAATTAAGCCACGAATTGGGGATTGATCACCAGGTGATCTTTGCAGGCCACATCGAAGAGCAGGAGCTTCATCGCATTTATATGAACAGTCGAGTGGTGGTTCTTCCCTCCCTTAATGGGGCCGAGGCCTTTGGTCTATCCATGGTCGAAGGTCTAGCTTCCGGGAGGCCATTGATCTGTTCCGATTTGCCCACAGGAGTCAGGGGAGTGAACCTCCACGGTGAAACCGGTCTTCGTGTGCCACCCAATGACGTGGGTGCATTAAGTAATGCTATTGACCGAGTATTAGGTGAGCCAATTCTCTACGGACAAATGTCGAGAAATGCCCGCAGACATTACGAGTCCCATTTTACCCGCGAAACCATGGTGGATCGCCACCTGGACCTTTATCAAGAAGTGTGTGGATTAAGAACGGACAAAATCTCCGCCCCACTCCATATCCAGCCTTGA
- a CDS encoding YdcF family protein, with translation MTYYLGKFLHLFIEPVFHWCALLLIIALLRSALRRWLVSGFLAAYILVVTLTPLPFWLLRKLESIPTIPPESVTHEAVVVLGGTSFQYNKQFGQFHLSSSAERNLAAVRLVQQGRAKYLVLLGAAKGHSDLIEDEGDSVTRYAKEAGISPSHVITEKESRSTKENAQALKGILADLGIDSFFLMTSAYHMERSTALFEGMGFTFTPYPVDYYNNYSCKWICRPAWKNLECWEKVIHEFFGILYYKIVL, from the coding sequence TTGACCTATTATTTGGGAAAATTTCTGCACCTTTTTATTGAGCCCGTCTTTCACTGGTGCGCTCTTTTGCTCATCATCGCCCTCCTTAGATCTGCCTTACGTCGCTGGCTAGTGAGTGGATTTTTGGCCGCCTACATTCTTGTGGTCACCCTCACGCCACTTCCCTTTTGGCTGTTAAGAAAATTGGAGTCCATTCCCACGATACCTCCTGAATCTGTTACCCACGAGGCAGTGGTTGTGCTCGGTGGGACTTCATTTCAGTACAATAAGCAGTTTGGCCAATTCCATTTGTCTTCTTCGGCGGAGCGAAATCTGGCTGCTGTCCGATTGGTTCAGCAGGGACGGGCCAAGTATTTGGTATTGCTGGGGGCGGCTAAGGGGCATTCGGATCTCATTGAAGACGAAGGGGACTCGGTTACTCGTTATGCCAAAGAGGCTGGAATTAGTCCGAGCCATGTGATCACAGAAAAAGAATCAAGATCGACAAAGGAGAATGCCCAGGCCCTAAAGGGAATTCTCGCCGACCTCGGCATTGATAGTTTTTTCCTGATGACCAGTGCCTATCATATGGAGAGATCCACGGCCTTATTTGAAGGAATGGGCTTCACGTTTACACCCTATCCCGTGGATTACTACAACAATTACTCCTGTAAGTGGATTTGCCGGCCCGCTTGGAAAAACCTTGAGTGCTGGGAAAAGGTCATTCATGAATTCTTTGGCATTCTCTACTACAAGATTGTGCTTTAG
- a CDS encoding PqqD family protein gives METYRQNPSIAWNVIGDQVVALSLGEERRIHEFSEVASVIWQHLNSGINFEELHQVVVDQFEVEPAEARKDLRDLLDDLTAKGLVEVHP, from the coding sequence ATGGAAACCTATCGACAGAACCCCAGTATTGCTTGGAATGTCATTGGCGATCAAGTGGTAGCTTTGTCCCTCGGTGAGGAGAGAAGAATCCACGAATTCTCAGAAGTTGCAAGTGTCATCTGGCAGCATCTTAACTCAGGGATCAACTTCGAAGAGCTGCATCAGGTCGTAGTGGATCAGTTTGAAGTCGAACCTGCCGAGGCAAGAAAAGACTTGAGGGATCTTCTGGATGACTTAACCGCAAAAGGACTAGTTGAAGTTCACCCATGA
- a CDS encoding S24/S26 family peptidase → MKGSPLHYFTATGTSMWPYICEGDILLAQKGAMDRLCRGDVGLFVDEKGGVIAHRYLGRGVFKGDRSKVLEPISSEQFIGKVMAVGKPRPGRSLRFYRLDTWSLKPFHLFQALASPLNSRFDLSSSLVAGTMMGTNLVSRVIRLGGRTSGRRNWREFV, encoded by the coding sequence ATGAAGGGAAGCCCTCTCCATTATTTTACAGCCACCGGAACCAGTATGTGGCCCTACATTTGTGAGGGTGATATTTTATTGGCGCAAAAGGGTGCCATGGACCGGCTGTGCCGCGGAGACGTGGGGCTTTTTGTGGACGAAAAGGGTGGAGTGATTGCCCATCGTTATTTGGGGCGAGGTGTTTTCAAAGGTGATCGCTCCAAAGTCCTTGAACCCATCAGTTCCGAACAGTTTATTGGCAAGGTGATGGCGGTGGGAAAACCGCGCCCAGGAAGGAGCCTGCGCTTTTACCGACTCGACACTTGGTCTCTGAAGCCCTTTCACCTATTTCAGGCACTGGCATCACCACTCAATTCTCGCTTTGATTTGTCCTCGTCTCTTGTTGCGGGGACGATGATGGGTACCAATCTTGTTTCTCGGGTGATTCGTCTAGGTGGCAGAACATCAGGGAGAAGGAATTGGCGTGAGTTCGTGTGA
- a CDS encoding methyltransferase domain-containing protein, translating into MTQSDLENVLSHTDKLVTKAKRIRRRMSQAFHLVAGRNFQTPETASQSLQNHYENKEEVGFHSRLVRKGLVDFELEALEWAQNNCDLNEALVIGCGAGREVFPLEKAGIRVTGIDSSPEMIKQAKKMARRRKSKAQFVVGTSEDLDTNDKFDLIFITPGLTGHFPTVGTRIEFLNSLKDLLKPGGLVFIEPDIVPFGPFSKQSLASALLKIKWRRFPGAWSKGDTLRGFWGHEDSHDGLHYFHYYQSEAEVKSELQLAGLRPIQRIGDVFIASGH; encoded by the coding sequence ATGACACAATCGGACTTAGAGAACGTCCTGTCCCATACCGATAAATTGGTCACCAAAGCGAAGAGAATTCGCCGGCGAATGAGCCAGGCCTTTCATTTGGTTGCTGGAAGAAACTTTCAAACTCCTGAAACAGCCAGTCAATCACTACAGAATCACTATGAAAACAAAGAAGAAGTGGGTTTTCACAGCAGACTTGTTCGCAAGGGCCTTGTGGATTTTGAACTTGAGGCCCTTGAATGGGCTCAAAACAATTGCGACCTCAATGAGGCACTGGTGATCGGTTGTGGAGCTGGCCGTGAGGTCTTTCCTTTGGAAAAAGCTGGCATCCGCGTCACTGGCATTGATAGCTCCCCTGAAATGATCAAGCAGGCCAAAAAAATGGCCCGAAGAAGGAAGTCTAAGGCGCAATTTGTCGTCGGCACCAGCGAAGATCTTGATACCAATGACAAGTTTGACCTGATCTTTATCACCCCTGGCCTGACTGGCCATTTCCCGACAGTCGGGACGCGCATTGAGTTCCTGAATAGTCTGAAGGATCTGCTCAAGCCAGGTGGTTTGGTTTTTATTGAGCCAGATATTGTTCCTTTTGGCCCCTTCTCAAAACAAAGTCTTGCCTCAGCCTTACTCAAGATAAAATGGCGACGGTTTCCAGGGGCATGGAGCAAAGGAGATACCCTGCGAGGCTTTTGGGGACACGAAGACTCCCATGATGGGCTCCACTACTTTCATTATTACCAGTCGGAAGCTGAAGTTAAGAGTGAGCTTCAACTGGCGGGCTTACGTCCCATCCAGCGCATTGGGGATGTCTTCATTGCCTCCGGCCATTGA
- the wecB gene encoding UDP-N-acetylglucosamine 2-epimerase (non-hydrolyzing), giving the protein MKKVMTIVGTRPELIKLCLVLKELDNHTNHILVHTGQNFDFELNEIFFQELGIRKPDHFLQAAGNTPIETIASVLVKTDQLLDIEKPDAVLIYGDTNSCLASIAVKRRKIPLFHMEAGNRCFDQRVPEEINRKMVDHLSDINMPLTEHGRKYLLSEGLPPQTVLKTGSCMFEILNHFEKNIRDSQVLSTLGFKPREFFVLSAHREENVDRPDKLVLLGQGLNRLVKDFGFPVLFSIHPRTRKRIDAQKSIQLDPKVIESKPLGFFDYIKLQQEAACVISDSGTLSEESAILGFPAVHIRDAYERPEGMEAGGFILSQIDPEGLSQSVRAATSFDPRNQAHYVNPVADYQIDRVSKTVVKIILSHIEYVQRTVWRKAS; this is encoded by the coding sequence ATGAAAAAGGTCATGACAATTGTAGGCACAAGACCTGAGCTCATCAAGCTCTGCCTGGTTCTCAAAGAACTAGACAATCACACAAATCACATACTTGTTCACACTGGACAGAATTTTGACTTTGAGCTCAACGAGATTTTTTTTCAGGAACTTGGTATCCGCAAACCTGACCACTTTTTGCAGGCGGCGGGCAACACTCCGATAGAAACCATCGCTTCTGTCCTGGTGAAGACGGATCAGCTCCTCGATATCGAAAAGCCCGATGCTGTGCTCATCTATGGTGACACCAATAGTTGTCTGGCCTCGATCGCCGTCAAAAGGCGAAAAATCCCACTCTTTCATATGGAAGCCGGGAATCGCTGCTTTGACCAAAGGGTTCCCGAGGAGATCAACCGCAAAATGGTAGATCACTTGAGTGACATCAATATGCCTTTGACGGAGCACGGCCGAAAGTATCTGTTAAGCGAGGGCCTGCCACCACAGACGGTTTTAAAGACCGGAAGTTGTATGTTTGAAATCCTCAATCACTTTGAAAAGAACATTCGCGACTCCCAAGTTCTGTCAACCTTGGGTTTCAAGCCCAGAGAGTTCTTCGTTCTCAGTGCCCACAGAGAGGAAAATGTGGATCGCCCAGACAAGCTCGTTCTCCTTGGTCAGGGCCTGAATCGGTTGGTGAAAGACTTCGGATTCCCTGTCTTGTTTTCTATTCATCCGCGAACACGCAAGAGAATTGACGCTCAAAAGAGTATTCAATTGGACCCAAAGGTCATTGAATCAAAGCCTCTTGGCTTTTTCGACTACATCAAGCTTCAGCAGGAGGCCGCTTGCGTCATATCGGATAGCGGCACCCTATCGGAAGAAAGCGCCATTTTAGGCTTTCCTGCCGTTCACATCCGCGATGCCTATGAGAGACCTGAAGGCATGGAGGCAGGTGGTTTTATTCTCAGTCAGATAGATCCAGAGGGTCTTTCTCAATCTGTTCGTGCCGCCACATCTTTTGATCCTCGAAATCAAGCTCACTACGTCAATCCTGTCGCCGATTACCAAATTGATAGGGTTTCAAAAACCGTTGTAAAGATCATTCTCAGCCACATAGAATACGTGCAAAGGACTGTTTGGCGAAAAGCGTCCTGA
- a CDS encoding AAA family ATPase, whose translation MSSERGPQSGPQIPFGSDSVEINLVDLVRYIYNHRVVVIIITLAFPALAGLWSFFVRRPVFKSHAIINVNLSSKSQTISMARFSYWFEEQEMLNKIYLTEQFFNSKKYREALLDEVEGVTNKCPEPDLCKAYKDAIGAYLKAADLKERDDRASYLVGFLEIFSDANKYSMTVTGQTSDPYFSLALTDLAAITLVELNHQVLLDRTFKVKKFLEAQTEDTRLDLEKLELKLVDLQRERKILAAPEVQAKLNNVFIDQRTKLQELRRELAAAELFLKEMNFEVSRFREDMASEKGASQLYLSQAQRRFDLLKYQLAVKGLARDPASEGANVSANSELDGYRKVLRESKDQLIALDPWKHLQEMEQLIAETKQKRSLLASEIKASESSLENSQGDYAAIPETFRQVSELKRNIQLTTELYALLKTRLAETQIQEAGRSNDLIIMSFAERARRPAGMGMLRRFVMASAGGFSMSVLFLFLVYILIPTVRNKNDLENMGVKVVGEYELYRSNKVGLLTDKTKPIILAERSNSADANAVRYTRFRIEQDMGLKKDSMEHQGKLVAMCSVNTGEGKTFAAANMAYAFALADFKTLLFDGDFEKSDLKHYFSDLDQPEDLLIVNEDDRVNFTRSFVRRNLHLIETNHFTANAVDYMESVVFHNFLTALREEYDIIIIDSPPMKGHISPILLSRESDAVIFVANQRATIRDDIIFSLQKLRETFKGPIFGILNFIYEDISGKRKHLKSRTAKKAA comes from the coding sequence ATGAGCTCAGAGCGAGGCCCACAGTCGGGACCTCAAATCCCGTTTGGCAGCGATAGTGTCGAGATCAATCTCGTTGATCTTGTTAGGTACATCTACAACCACCGGGTCGTGGTGATTATCATCACTCTTGCTTTCCCTGCGCTCGCCGGTCTGTGGTCCTTTTTTGTTCGCCGGCCAGTGTTTAAGAGTCATGCCATCATCAACGTTAACCTTAGCTCCAAATCTCAGACCATCAGCATGGCGCGGTTTTCCTACTGGTTTGAAGAGCAGGAGATGTTGAACAAAATCTATCTCACCGAACAGTTTTTTAATTCGAAGAAGTATCGCGAGGCCCTGCTTGACGAAGTTGAGGGCGTGACCAACAAGTGTCCAGAACCTGATCTTTGCAAGGCCTACAAGGATGCAATTGGCGCCTATTTGAAGGCTGCCGACCTAAAAGAAAGAGATGATCGAGCCTCCTATTTGGTGGGTTTTCTTGAGATATTTAGTGATGCCAACAAATACAGTATGACGGTGACAGGTCAGACGTCTGATCCTTACTTCTCCTTGGCACTGACGGACCTGGCTGCGATTACCTTGGTGGAGCTCAATCATCAGGTCTTGTTAGATCGCACATTCAAAGTCAAAAAGTTTCTCGAGGCGCAAACCGAGGACACCAGACTTGATCTGGAAAAGCTAGAGCTGAAACTCGTCGATTTGCAGCGAGAGAGAAAGATCCTGGCCGCCCCAGAGGTGCAAGCCAAACTCAACAACGTATTTATCGATCAAAGAACAAAGCTCCAGGAACTCCGGCGTGAGCTCGCGGCAGCTGAGTTGTTTTTGAAAGAAATGAACTTCGAAGTGTCCCGGTTCCGGGAGGACATGGCCTCTGAAAAGGGTGCCTCACAGCTTTATTTGAGTCAGGCTCAGCGCCGGTTTGATCTCCTCAAATACCAATTGGCAGTAAAAGGACTGGCCCGCGATCCGGCAAGTGAAGGAGCCAACGTTAGCGCCAACTCCGAGCTAGATGGATACCGCAAGGTTTTGCGTGAATCCAAGGATCAGTTAATTGCTCTGGACCCTTGGAAGCACTTGCAAGAGATGGAGCAACTGATTGCCGAGACCAAGCAAAAGCGATCGCTCCTAGCCAGTGAGATCAAGGCCAGTGAATCTTCATTGGAAAACAGCCAGGGCGACTATGCGGCAATTCCGGAGACATTTAGGCAAGTCTCAGAGCTCAAGCGCAATATCCAACTGACGACGGAGCTCTATGCCTTGCTCAAAACACGACTGGCGGAGACGCAAATTCAAGAGGCGGGTCGCTCCAATGATTTGATTATCATGTCTTTTGCTGAAAGAGCACGTCGCCCAGCAGGCATGGGAATGCTTAGGCGCTTTGTGATGGCTTCAGCCGGCGGGTTCTCGATGAGTGTCCTGTTTTTATTTTTGGTCTACATTTTGATTCCCACGGTTCGTAACAAGAACGATCTAGAGAATATGGGTGTTAAAGTGGTCGGGGAGTATGAACTCTACCGATCCAACAAAGTGGGTCTTTTGACCGACAAGACCAAACCCATTATTTTGGCTGAGCGCTCTAACAGTGCAGACGCCAATGCCGTACGCTATACGAGGTTTCGAATCGAGCAAGACATGGGATTGAAGAAGGACTCCATGGAACACCAGGGCAAGCTAGTGGCTATGTGCAGTGTCAATACCGGCGAGGGAAAGACTTTTGCCGCGGCCAACATGGCCTATGCCTTTGCACTGGCAGACTTCAAGACTCTACTTTTCGATGGCGACTTTGAGAAGTCAGATCTCAAGCACTATTTCTCTGACCTCGATCAGCCCGAGGATTTGCTTATTGTCAATGAAGACGACCGGGTGAATTTCACGAGAAGTTTTGTCAGGCGCAATCTCCATTTGATAGAGACGAATCATTTTACGGCCAACGCCGTGGATTATATGGAGAGTGTTGTTTTCCACAACTTCCTGACAGCCCTCAGGGAGGAATATGACATTATCATAATCGACAGCCCGCCGATGAAGGGCCACATCTCGCCCATTTTGCTTTCGCGGGAGTCAGATGCGGTGATCTTTGTTGCCAACCAAAGGGCGACTATCCGCGATGATATTATTTTTAGTCTGCAAAAGCTTCGGGAAACCTTTAAAGGACCCATTTTTGGGATTCTCAATTTTATTTACGAAGACATTTCCGGCAAACGGAAACACTTGAAATCTCGGACGGCGAAAAAAGCAGCCTAG
- a CDS encoding radical SAM protein — MSSCEGPDIQSSVMERAIKLCIPVTLMIEVGQACNFKCQHCYNFDRSKKPTSPLLPIDLSLAKTALIQGRGLGCITLCLTGGEVLAYPHLNELIEEARRLHYAVRLKTNASLVTKQRAQELKALGVSDCEVSVYGMSEATYEAFTGKGNGYSLAKRGIENLLQAGIVVTLNMILHKGNFRELGHMLSWADELGVDYQISQDLTERYDGTKDSLRWRLDAKELRELYESFPQVFLTPVFPRETLNCGCARLQIAIGHDGRVYPCLGAPIEVGDLRHQSLEEIWHQSPTLKWMRGLETEDYKTCGTCSSKDYCQRSSGAVFVNTGNYLGKDEWLCDQAELKQELMST, encoded by the coding sequence GTGAGTTCGTGTGAGGGCCCTGACATTCAATCCTCGGTGATGGAGAGAGCCATCAAGCTCTGCATTCCCGTCACGCTTATGATTGAGGTCGGCCAGGCCTGTAATTTTAAATGTCAGCATTGCTACAACTTTGATCGGTCGAAAAAACCAACGTCCCCGTTGTTACCAATAGATTTGTCATTGGCGAAAACTGCTCTCATTCAGGGCCGTGGTTTGGGCTGCATCACACTCTGTCTCACAGGTGGCGAAGTCCTGGCCTATCCTCATTTGAATGAGTTGATCGAAGAAGCCCGCAGGCTTCATTATGCCGTCAGACTTAAAACCAACGCTTCTCTGGTGACAAAACAGAGGGCACAGGAATTGAAGGCCTTGGGCGTAAGTGATTGTGAGGTGAGCGTCTACGGTATGAGTGAGGCCACTTATGAGGCCTTTACTGGTAAAGGCAATGGGTATTCGTTAGCCAAGCGGGGCATCGAGAATTTGCTTCAGGCTGGAATCGTGGTGACCCTTAACATGATTCTTCACAAGGGTAACTTTCGCGAGTTGGGCCACATGCTCAGTTGGGCTGACGAGCTGGGGGTGGACTATCAGATTTCTCAGGATTTGACCGAGCGTTATGATGGGACAAAGGATTCCCTTCGCTGGCGTCTTGACGCCAAGGAGTTGCGCGAGCTGTATGAGTCCTTTCCGCAGGTTTTTCTCACTCCTGTCTTCCCCCGTGAAACCTTGAATTGTGGTTGTGCCCGACTGCAAATTGCAATTGGCCATGATGGCCGTGTCTATCCCTGTCTGGGAGCTCCAATAGAGGTGGGAGATCTTCGCCATCAATCTCTCGAAGAGATTTGGCACCAATCTCCAACTTTAAAGTGGATGAGGGGCCTAGAGACGGAAGACTACAAAACCTGTGGGACCTGTAGCAGTAAGGACTACTGCCAAAGAAGTTCGGGCGCAGTCTTTGTGAATACGGGAAATTACCTGGGGAAAGATGAGTGGCTCTGTGATCAGGCCGAACTAAAGCAGGAGCTGATGTCCACTTAG
- a CDS encoding polysaccharide biosynthesis protein produces the protein MVLKDKVVLVTGGTGSMGKTFVKRALSGSEGRPRKVIILSRDEAKQHYMRVDYLNRKHFTDEVIYQNFQHILEFRIGDVRNYADVVSALKDVDIVINAAALKQVPTCEYFPDQAVQTNCTGANNIVRAIREHDLPVEVVIGVSTDKACKPVNVMGMTKAIQERIFIGANVLCQKTRFACVRYGNVLASRGSVIPLFHEQIRAGGPVTITDTKMTRFLLSLEDAVDTVLAAIKWANPGETYIPIVPAANMENVAKALVDKRKIDIKVTGIRPGEKLHESLVSEEESYRTYRNKGYYVIKPMLPEVAERGSDATRDLIGEYCSDGDVLDLKGTKKLLEKHDLLYKEEESAPDELNEMIK, from the coding sequence ATGGTCTTAAAGGATAAGGTGGTACTGGTCACCGGCGGAACAGGCAGCATGGGTAAGACCTTTGTCAAGAGAGCGCTTTCTGGCAGCGAGGGCCGTCCCCGCAAAGTCATCATTCTTTCCCGTGACGAGGCCAAGCAGCATTATATGCGGGTGGACTACCTCAATCGCAAGCATTTCACCGATGAGGTGATCTATCAGAACTTCCAACACATCCTGGAGTTTCGCATCGGCGACGTGAGGAACTACGCCGACGTTGTCTCGGCTCTTAAAGACGTGGACATTGTCATTAATGCCGCAGCTCTTAAGCAAGTTCCGACTTGCGAATACTTTCCCGATCAGGCGGTGCAAACCAACTGCACCGGAGCCAATAATATCGTGCGCGCCATTCGTGAACATGATCTCCCGGTCGAGGTGGTGATTGGTGTCAGTACAGACAAGGCCTGCAAACCCGTCAATGTGATGGGAATGACCAAAGCCATCCAAGAGAGAATCTTTATTGGCGCCAATGTGCTGTGCCAGAAGACTCGTTTTGCCTGCGTCCGATATGGTAACGTCCTAGCATCCCGTGGCTCGGTCATTCCACTGTTTCACGAGCAGATTCGTGCAGGTGGACCGGTCACCATCACTGACACGAAGATGACCCGTTTTCTCTTAAGCCTCGAAGATGCAGTGGACACCGTGTTGGCAGCCATTAAATGGGCCAATCCCGGTGAGACTTACATACCTATTGTGCCGGCGGCTAATATGGAAAACGTGGCCAAAGCACTGGTGGATAAACGGAAAATTGACATTAAGGTCACGGGAATCCGCCCTGGAGAAAAACTCCATGAATCCCTAGTGTCTGAAGAGGAGTCCTATCGCACCTACCGGAACAAGGGCTACTACGTGATCAAGCCCATGCTCCCAGAGGTGGCCGAGCGCGGATCAGACGCTACCCGTGATTTGATTGGCGAGTACTGTAGCGATGGGGATGTCTTGGACCTCAAGGGTACAAAGAAGCTTCTGGAGAAACACGATCTTCTCTACAAAGAAGAGGAGTCCGCACCGGACGAGCTCAATGAAATGATCAAGTAG
- a CDS encoding SDR family oxidoreductase, giving the protein MKILVLGAGGMLGHKIAMKLKSSFDVYTATRQPFSQYAKFGIFDSDKHIENLDVAQESDLLATLSQVQPQVVINGVGVTTRKLAADQSHLVIRLNSLLPHVLLNWCRSNRARLIHFSTDCVFSGKKGNYSEDDLTDARDLYGLSKILGEVKDSPGLTIRSSIIGRELFHKTELVEWILSQRGGLAKGFSQVYYSGVTTDYMAYLVEHILKYHKDLSGIHQLASPRISKLELLEMINQEFGLGIQIVPDGSYCSDKSLDGSRLAKILKDSEKPEWNSMVKELAQENDLYERWEKDGLKG; this is encoded by the coding sequence ATGAAGATTCTCGTCCTCGGCGCTGGCGGCATGCTTGGTCATAAAATCGCGATGAAGCTAAAATCTAGTTTTGATGTCTACACCGCAACTCGACAGCCTTTCAGCCAATACGCAAAATTTGGGATTTTTGATTCGGACAAACACATTGAAAACCTAGACGTCGCCCAAGAATCAGATCTTTTGGCGACGCTCTCACAAGTTCAGCCCCAGGTTGTGATCAACGGTGTCGGAGTGACCACCCGCAAACTGGCCGCCGATCAATCTCACTTGGTCATTCGGCTCAACTCACTGTTGCCCCACGTACTCTTAAACTGGTGTCGATCCAATCGGGCTCGACTCATCCACTTTAGTACGGACTGTGTATTCTCAGGAAAAAAGGGAAACTACTCTGAAGACGACCTTACCGATGCCAGAGACCTTTATGGACTTTCAAAAATTCTCGGTGAGGTCAAAGACTCTCCGGGTCTGACCATTCGCTCCTCCATCATTGGCCGTGAACTTTTCCACAAAACGGAGCTGGTGGAGTGGATCCTTTCCCAGCGAGGGGGTCTTGCTAAGGGCTTTTCCCAAGTCTATTACTCTGGAGTTACGACCGACTACATGGCCTACTTAGTTGAACACATCCTTAAGTATCACAAGGATTTAAGTGGCATTCATCAATTGGCCAGTCCGCGAATTTCGAAACTCGAGCTTTTGGAGATGATCAATCAGGAATTTGGTCTAGGAATTCAAATCGTCCCTGATGGCAGCTATTGTTCAGACAAGAGTTTGGATGGCTCTAGACTTGCGAAAATCCTCAAAGATTCCGAAAAACCAGAGTGGAACTCCATGGTCAAGGAACTTGCCCAGGAGAACGACCTCTACGAAAGGTGGGAGAAGGATGGTCTTAAAGGATAA